In Palaemon carinicauda isolate YSFRI2023 chromosome 38, ASM3689809v2, whole genome shotgun sequence, a single window of DNA contains:
- the LOC137630230 gene encoding ice nucleation protein-like, with product MRTRKGALEAAVVTLLVVCQQGGARPQSNLPIADLIPTEGIQSRPEEDLKLLDLTSSPLNEVNADLLPLGSRRRNPTDSPNTDDVQFRINDSPLLTEAVGAPTTTGSAGDVQFTFPDPSVSGSGSGVSLPAGPGQGRAFPGSGGGRDLSYDPGSPSFGNVSPSKLGGGGDFDQTSFGTGSEFGGSISDQFGGSASSQFGGSDFNQFGGSGSTQFGEIGFDQFGGSDSTQFGGSSSTQFGGSGSTQFGESSLGQFGGSDLTQFGGSDSTHFGGSGSTQFEGSGSAQFGGSDSNQFGGSGSTQFGGSGLDNFGGSGSTQFGGSGSTQFGGSGSTQFGGSGLDNFGGSGSTQFGGSGSTQFGGSDSTQFGGSDSTQFGGSGLDQFGGSGSSQFGGSGSTQFGGSDSTQFEGSDSTQFGGIGLDQFGGSDSTQFGGSGLSQFGESGSTQFGGSDSTQFGGSDSTQFGGIGLDQFGGSDSTQFGGSGLDQFGGSGLSQFGESGSTQFGGSGSTQFGGSDSTQFGGSDSTQFGGSDSTQFGGIGLDQFRGSGSTQFGGHDSTLFGGSDLTQFGGDSTNQFGGDKPQTADLPSLSSSSDFGVKIVDDVQDSLPDRTLGDGNQKIFNNQQSPSDLLSFFLPGHKTQHHSNNRGSNPIGDLLALGAGPIKKIFNLLTLGTFGGDSQSNPLSAIGLGGDAIGELVQVASSGLDDLARETSAGIRLAQDEVRFQANEKVRQFINNLQQTGRTVGVIGQNTYRSLLQKKDALGKLLMGVVTNLGRYINTSVGDTFEKVGNTANVFGKFVSDLKVAILNSLIAKGENVRELVSGTVGTVGSAFRDFSSAAQSAAEDSIKAITGLKEKNFR from the coding sequence AGAACGAGGAAGGGAGCACTGGAAGCAGCAGTGGTGACGCTGCTTGTTGTCTGTCAGCAAGGAGGAGCGAGACCTCAGAGTAATCTTCCTATTGCCGATCTAATACCGACAGAGGGCATTCAGTCTCGTCCTGAGGAAGATTTGAAGCTGCTTGACCTTACCAGCAGCCCTTTAAACGAGGTGAATGCAGATCTGCTCCCACTGGGCTCCCGACGCAGAAATCCCACAGATTCTCCCAACACAGATGATGTGCAGTTCAGAATCAACGATTCCCCATTGCTCACTGAAGCTGTAGGGGCCCCCACGACCACCGGAAGTGCTGGTGATGTGCAGTTTACATTTCCCGATCCTTCAGTGTCTGGATCTGGCTCAGGTGTAAGTCTTCCCGCAGGGCCTGGGCAAGGAAGAGCCTTTCCAGGTTCCGGAGGGGGACGAGATTTGTCTTACGATCCAGGGTCTCCAAGTTTTGGAAATGTTTCTCCGTCCAAGCTTGGTGGTGGAGGAGATTTTGACCAAACTAGTTTTGGCACTGGAAGTGAATTTGGAGGAAGTATTTCGGACCAGTTTGGGGGAAGTGCTTCATCCCAGTTTGGTGGAAGTGATTTTAACCAATTTGGAGGAAGTGGCTCTACCCAATTTGGAGAAATTGGCTTTGATCAATTTGGAGGCAGTGACTCAACCCAATTTGGGGGAAGCAGCTCAACCCAGTTTGGAGGAAGTGGCTCAACCCAGTTTGGAGAAAGTAGCTTAGGTCAGTTTGGAGGAAGTGACTTAACCCAGTTTGGAGGGAGTGACTCAACCCACTTTGGAGGAAGTGGCTCAACCCAGTTTGAAGGAAGTGGCTCAGCCCAATTTGGAGGAAGTGACTCTAACCAGTTTGGAGGAAGTGGCTCAACCCAGTTTGGAGGAAGTGGCTTAGATAATTTTGGAGGAAGTGGCTCAACCCAGTTTGGAGGAAGTGGCTCAACCCAGTTTGGAGGAAGTGGCTCAACTCAGTTTGGAGGAAGTGGCTTAGATAATTTTGGAGGAAGTGGCTCAACCCAGTTTGGAGGAAGTGGCTCAACCCAATTTGGAGGAAGTGACTCTACCCAATTTGGAGGGAGTGACTCTACCCAGTTTGGAGGAAGTGGCTTAGATCAGTTTGGAGGAAGTGGCTCAAGCCAATTTGGAGGAAGCGGCTCAACCCAATTTGGAGGAAGTGACTCAACCCAATTTGAAGGGAGTGATTCTACCCAGTTTGGAGGAATTGGTTTAGATCAGTTTGGAGGGAGTGACTCTACCCAGTTTGGAGGAAGTGGCTTAAGCCAGTTTGGAGAAAGTGGCTCAACCCAATTTGGAGGAAGTGACTCAACCCAATTTGGAGGAAGTGATTCCACCCAGTTTGGAGGAATTGGTTTAGATCAGTTTGGAGGGAGTGACTCTACCCAGTTTGGAGGAAGTGGCTTAGATCAGTTTGGAGGAAGTGGCTTAAGCCAGTTTGGAGAAAGTGGCTCAACCCAATTTGGAGGAAGTGGCTCAACCCAATTTGGAGGAAGTGACTCAACCCAATTTGGAGGAAGTGATTCAACCCAGTTTGGAGGAAGTGATTCAACCCAGTTTGGAGGAATTGGCTTAGATCAGTTTAGAGGAAGTGGCTCAACCCAATTTGGAGGACATGACTCAACCCTGTTTGGAGGGAGTGACTTAACCCAATTTGGAGGAGACTCGACCAACCAGTTTGGAGGAGACAAGCCTCAAACAGCCgatcttccttctctctcttcttcctctgaTTTTGGTGTCAAGATTGTTGATGACGTGCAGGATAGCTTGCCCGATAGAACTCTCGGAGATGGAAACCAGAAAATCTTCAACAATCAACAAAGCCCAAGTGACTTGTTATCTTTCTTCTTACCAGGGCACAAAACACAACACCACTCAAATAACAGAGGCTCTAACCCAATTGGAGACCTTCTTGCATTAGGTGCTGGTCCCATCAAAAAAATATTCAATCTACTCACATTGGGAACCTTTGGCGGCGATTCTCAGTCTAATCCACTTAGTGCAATTGGCTTGGGAGGCGATGCTATTGGGGAACTAGTCCAGGTTGCTTCTTCAGGTTTGGATGATCTCGCCAGAGAAACCTCTGCGGGCATACGGCTTGCTCAAGACGAAGTTAGATTCCAAGCTAACGAAAAGGTACGACAATTCATCAACAATCTGCAGCAGACTGGCCGTACCGTTGGAGTTATTGGTCAAAATACATACAGGTCTTTGCTTCAGAAGAAAGATGCACTGGGCAAGTTACTGATGGGTGTTGTGACCAACTTAGGAAGGTACATCAATACATCCGTCGGAGACACTTTTGAAAAAGTTGGCAATACTGCAAATGTATTCGGTAAATTTGTCAGCGACTTAAAGGTAGCAATATTGAATTCCTTGATAGCCAAGGGTGAAAATGTTCGAGAGCTAGTGAGTGGAACAGTAGGCACAGTTGGCTCAGCCTTTAGAGATTTCTCGTCTGCGGCTCAGTCAGCTGCCGAGGATAGCATCAAGGCCATCACTGGGCTTAAAGAAAAGAACTTCAGATAA
- the RpL17 gene encoding large ribosomal subunit protein uL22: MVRYAAQPENPTKSCRAKGSNLRCSFKNTCETANAIKKMSLARAVRFLKNVMNKKECVPFRVFNGGVGRCAQAKAWKTSQGRWPKKSARFLLDLLKNAESNAQYKGLEVDHLVIEHIMVQRARQMRRRTYRAHGRINPFMSSPCHIEVFLAEKERVVTKATDEPAAKKKASSKKNARQKAMAPRE, translated from the exons ATGGTGCGGTACGCCGCTCAACCGGAAAATCCAACCAAGTCATGCAGGGCTAAGGGATCTAACCTGCGATGCAGTTTTAAG AATACATGTGAAACTGCCAATGCCATCAAGAAAATGAGCTTGGCACGCGCTGTGCGTTTTTTGAAGAATGTCATGAACAAGAAGGAATGTGTTCCCTTCCGTGTATTCAATGGTGGTGTGGGTAGGTGTGCACAG GCCAAGGCATGGAAAACGTCTCAGGGTAGATGGCCCAAGAAGAGTGCCCGCTTCCTTCTTGATCTCTTGAAGAATGCTGAGAGTAATGCACAGTATAAg GGTCTTGAAGTAGATCACTTGGTTATTGAACACATCATGGTACAGCGTGCTCGCCAGATGCGTCGCCGCACATACCGTGCTCACGGCCGTATCAACCCTTTTATGAGTTCTCCCTGTCATATTGAAGTATTTCTAGCTGAAAAAGAACGTGTAGTTACAAAGGCTACTGATGAACCAGCAGCCAAGAAGAAAGCATCTAGTAAAAAGAATGCACGCCAGAAAGCTATGGCTCCCAGAGAGTGA